GGCGGGGCTGGATGTCCGGAATACCGATTCCCTGGGGCTGCAGCTGGTCGTGAGCGTGGCCGAGCATCAGTTGGGCGGGAAGGTGGCGGTGCGGCAGGACCAGGGCACCGAGATCCGGATCACGGTCCAGGAGAGGCATGGATGAGGGCGTGACCAGACGGCGCGGATGATGGTGCATCCGGGAGGTGCAAGCGGATTCCGGGACCGGCGAGCTGTTCGGGGGAGGGGCAGAGCGTATGGAAGGGGCAGAGATCCTGGTGGTCGAGGACGAGGCGATCATCGCCAAGCATCTGCAGAAGCGCCTGCAGCGCATGGGGTACCGGGTGCCCTCGCTGGTGGCTTCCGGCGAGGAGGCGGTGGCCGTGGCCGAGGCCAGCCGGCCGGACCTGGTGCTCATGGATATCATCCTGGGGGGCGCCATGGACGGCATCGAGGCCGCCCGGCAGATCTGGCAGCGCTGCGACATCCCGGTCATCTACCTGACGGCACATACGGACGACAACACCCTGGAGCGGGCCAAAGAGACTGGCCCGTTCGGGTATATCACCAAGCCGTTCGAGGACAAGGAGCTGGGCATCACCATCCAGATGGCCCTGTACAAGCACCGGATGGAAAGGCAGCTCAAGGAGCGGGAGGGCTGGCTGTCCACGACCCTCCGGAGCATCGGTGACGCGGTGATCGCCACCGATGCCCAGGCCCGGGTGAGCTTCATGAACCCGGTCGCCCAGCGCCTGACCGGCTGGAGCTTGGCCGAGGCCGGCGGCAGGCCGCTGGCGGAGGTCCTGAAGATCATCGACGGCGAAACCGGCGAGGCCGGAGAATGTCCGGCCACGCGGGTGATCCGCGACAAAGCGGTGGTGAGCCTGGGCTACCATCGCCTGCGGGCAAGGGACGGCGAGGAGATCCCCATCGACGACAGCGCCGCGCCGATCCAGAACGACCAGGGGGCCATCCTCGGCGTGGTCATCGTGTTCTCCGACATCACCAAACGGCGGCAGGCGGAAGAGGAGCGCGAGCAGCTCATCCGCGAATTGCAGGACGCCCTGGCCGAGATCAAGGTCCTGAAGGGCATCCTCCCCATCTGTGCCTCCTGCAAGAAGATCCGGGATGACGCCGGCTACTGGAATCAGCTGGAGACCTATATCCAGAAGCACACCGACGTCCAGTTCAGCCACGGCCTGTGCCACGAGTGTGCCCGGAGGCTCTATCCGCAGTTCTTCAAATGACCTCAGGCCGGCGCCCGCCGGCCCGCCCCGGTGCCGCCGGCGCGCCGCCCGCCCCTCAACGCCCCTTTCCCTTGTGACCCTGGCGGGTCATCTGCCGCTGGCGCGCCCCGGCCATATCCCAGCCACCTTCGCCGGGAGCAGATCCCGGCCGCCAACGGGAACCCCACCTCCCTGGTGCTTGCTCTTTGCCGAAGATTGGTGCAACGTGCTGGCACATCATGACTTCCGTTCCCAGCGCGATTCTTGTCCAGCCGGCCAGGGAGATCCCATCCTCGGCTGACAGCGGCTCCTGGCGCCATCGGCCGCTTTCCCCTTCCTTGCTGGAGGATCGCCCCTGATGTTGGCCCCGGGGTCCAGCTACTGGCGCTATTGGGGCAAGGCCCACCCGGCAACCGCTGACCATTCCTGCCATCTTCTGCCCTTTCACAGCCTGGACGTCGCGGCCGCCGGGCTCACGCTTCTGCAGGAGCAACCTCGCTTCAGCGCCGGCTTGGCTTCCTTCCTGGGGATCACCTTGGAGGCGCTTCGCTCCTGGCTGGCATTCCTCCTGGGCCTCCACGACGCCGGCAAGTTCGCAGACGGCTTCCAGAACCTCCGGCCGGATCTTCTGTCGGCCCTGCAG
This sequence is a window from Thermodesulfobacteriota bacterium. Protein-coding genes within it:
- a CDS encoding response regulator translates to MEGAEILVVEDEAIIAKHLQKRLQRMGYRVPSLVASGEEAVAVAEASRPDLVLMDIILGGAMDGIEAARQIWQRCDIPVIYLTAHTDDNTLERAKETGPFGYITKPFEDKELGITIQMALYKHRMERQLKEREGWLSTTLRSIGDAVIATDAQARVSFMNPVAQRLTGWSLAEAGGRPLAEVLKIIDGETGEAGECPATRVIRDKAVVSLGYHRLRARDGEEIPIDDSAAPIQNDQGAILGVVIVFSDITKRRQAEEEREQLIRELQDALAEIKVLKGILPICASCKKIRDDAGYWNQLETYIQKHTDVQFSHGLCHECARRLYPQFFK